TGCTGATGCCCGCAACCAAATATTTGCCCGCGACATCCAGCTGGTTCACCATGCCGATGTCAACCGCTCCGTTGTAGCTCGGAATCTGGATGGTCTCCTTCTCGCCAGACTCCACATTGACCTTCACAATGCTGCCTTCTATCCCGATGCCGACATACAGGTATCCATCATGATACGCAGTGGAACGACTGTAGCTTTGGCCCGTGCCTACAATGCCGTAGTCCTTCATCTCCCTTGTAGCGGGATCGTAGCGGCCCGCTTTCGCATGGGGATAAGAACCGAAGTAGACCCGGCCCTGCTCATCGTGAGACAAGCCATATACGACCTGCTCACCGATCCCGCCCAGAACTTTCAATTGTTTAGTCACCGGAGAGTAGGAGTACAGTGTGCCGTTCCCCCCGATATACACCGTCCCGTCAGGGGTCGTAATATGCGTCCAAGAGCTTTCGGATCCCGTTAACGGGTGCGTGCTCAGCACTTCTTTGGTTTTCAGATCAATGACATGAAAGATAGCCGGCTTGCCGGATACCGTTGTATACATAACCTCGCGCCCGTCCTGAATTCCAAATGCCCCGTCATAAATCGCAACGCTTTGCATCGGAGATCCCAAATCGATAGGATTACTGTAAGTTTTCCCAATGTCCGCCGAGGCACTTGTGGGGAAGAAAACCGCAGTCAGTAACGTGGCACAAATCGCGAAACACAGGCGTTGGAGTGCCTTCTTCACGTGAAGCCTGCTGTGGGTTATGTTCATTAATTCATCCTCATTTCTATTATGGAATGTACCGTAAATCAAATAACTGTCCGACCTGTGCAGGTAAACTTGATCGTTTTACCAAGTAAGGATCGCGGCATCCCTCCCCGACTAAGAATGTTGAATCATGAAGTCCTGGTATTTATGTAGTTCATATACTCGCAAAGAATTTAGCATATACCCTATATAGTGTCAACTGGTTCTTATCTGGTATTTATCTTAGAATGATAGAATCGTTCAGCCTCAATTGAAAACTTGTAAATTCGAGAAAGTAAAAAAAAGCCGTGACCACGGTGGTCACAGCTTATGAATCCATTTGTCTCTTGTTGTTTTACTTCCCAGCCCGGACATCAGCTCTTCCTCATCGATCAGATAAGAGAAGTATTGCTTCAACTGCTCGCGGAACAGCAGCATCTCATCCAGACTTAGTCGTATATCTTTGCAGGTCTTATATAGATGAGCCATTTCTCGGTGCAGGTTGAGACGGGAGGGCCGTCCCTCCATCTCCGGATCCACATTCTCAGTAATATAGCGGTTTGCTGGTAGGCTGTACGAATGCCTGCGGATGTATTCCTGCACCTCGTTAGAGGCCAGGAAATCGGCAAAGCTTTGGGCCAGCTCCTGCTCTTTGGAGTGGGCGCTTACCCCGATCCCGGTGCCCAATAGCAGTGTTGTTCCATTATCAAAATGCGGCAGAGGCGCCACGTCATAAGTAAAGGACGCTCCCTTCAGCTGGTTGAGCAGATAATACGTCGTCAAAATGACGGAGACCTTCTGCTCACGGAACAGATTCTCCGCTTCAAAAGCGCCTTGAGCCAGCGCCAACGGGAACATGCCGTCCTCGTGAATCAGCCTGCGGAGCCAGGACAAACCCTCGATCGCCCGGCTCCATGACGAATCAATCTCCGTATCGCCTCTATTCTGCATGAGGAAAATGGGCCATCGGTTCAGCGAATACAATTGCAGGGCCAGACTGTAACGTCCGGGGCTTTTCAGCTCCCTCAGCATTCGCTGAAGATCGTCCCAGCTCCAACCACTGTCCGGCTCAAACTGTCGTTTTTCCCGAAGATGCTCCTTGTTGTAGGCTAAAATCACGGGAGAATGAATGAAAGGCTTTGCCGCCAGCTTGCCTTCGGCATCCACGAACGGAGCATGCAAAAAAGTGTAGGTTGACGCATAGGGCTGCTGTGGGAGAAACAGACCGGTACTTCCGCTCTCCTGGAAATGCATCATATCCTGCATGTTGACGGACAACACGTCCACAATGCCAAGTCGCATCAGGTTCGCGATGCTTTCCGCATGTTCATACGGCAGGTCCACGATTTCTACAAAAATATCCGGGTGCCGTTCCTGGAACAGGGCAAGTAGGGCCTCCATTTCCGCCTCTGCATATAGAGAAGGATACATACCGAAACGAATCTTCCGGACTTGTCCGGTAGAAGCAACCACTTGGGTGCCCACACGGGGCACTTTAACGATCAATTCTTCCTGAACCAGCTGATCCAGCGCTTGCCGGACCGAATTTTTGCTTAGACCGTACAGCTCGATCAGAGACATTTCCGACGGAAGATAATCGCCTTGAGCGTAAGCGCCGCTTTTAATTTTTTGGCGCAGATCGGTGACCATGCGCTTCATTTTATTTTGAAAAGTATACCGGTCGGATTTAGCCATATGTGTCCACCTTTATTTACCATAACTGGTTTGCTACATCAATCCATTCTTATAGTATACTCACTCTTCAACTCGTTTGGCAAAATTAAATCCCATGAAAACTGTACCTGGGCAAATAATCGTTGAATCAACAATCAACAAAAAAGGATTTATTCATATCATCTCGAACATGATATTTCGGTGCATGGATTGCTAGGTTACATTGGTTACCATCCCCTATACTCAATCTTGAAAGGATGGTCTGTATGGATTGGCTGGATCGTATGAACAACGCAATTGAATATGTAGAAACACACCTGTCTGATACGATTGATTACGATATCGTGGCTAGAATTGCCTGCTGCTCAACATACCATTTTCAACGAATGTTTCCATTCATAACAAATGTGTCGCTTTCAGAGTATATTAGGCGCAGACGGCTGACCCTTGCCGCATTTGAACTGCAGCAGAGCGGTACAAAGGTCATCGACATCGCTTTAAAGTATGGTTACGAATCGCCTGAGGCATTTTCTAGAGCGTTTAAAAAAATGCACGGTGTGATGCCAATGTCAGCGCGCGACAAAGGCGTTACCCTGAAGGCCTATCCTCGGTTATCCTTTCATATTTCGATTCGAGGAGATGTTGAGATGAATTACAGAATGGAAGAAAAACAGGATTTTGAGATGTTCGGCGTATCAACTGTGGTGAATAGCGATGACGATCATCCGTTTATTGATATACCTGCTTTTTGGACTAAATGCATATCCGACGGCACCGTTGATCGAATCCGTACAGCTGCGGGTCTGGGGGAAAATGGTCAGATCCATGGGATACTATACAACAAGCAAGGTGGGGAATTTTCCTACATGATCGGTTACTTTATGCCCCAGAGTGGCATGCCAGAAGAGTTTGAAAGACTCCCGATCCCACCTCAAACCTATGCGATATTCTCAACCGGCCTATACCCCGACGGGCAAAGCGGTATTCATGATTTATGGAAGCGCATTTGGGCAGAGTGGTTTCCAACCTGCAATTACGAACCAGCAAATGGTCCTGAGTTTGAAATGACTTACGATAGAGGCAACAGCATGTATGAAATGGAAGTTTGGATCCCTGTCGTTAAGAAGAAGGGCTCTTAGAACGAGAAGAGCAGCACGAGGGTCAATCTCTCATGCTGCTTTCTCTCGTCCTGCTTCTAATACCCTCTACGCTTAAAATAATAAACGATACCCAACACATTAAATGATCATCCGTTCGTCTATGTGCGCGATATTCGCGGCTTTTTAACGAATATGTTAGTAATTAGATACAATGCTTACTCTCCAACCTTAGAAGCGGGCAGTTTTACAACAGCTGTAAGTCCTTCCCCTCGATCACTCTCCAGAATCAGTTCTCCCTGATGAGCCTTGGCAATTCTCTCCACCATGGGTAATCCCAGTCCATGTCCTTGTCGGTTCGGGCGTGTTCGTCCAGAAGTATAGGGAAGTAAAATCACGTCCTTTAGTTCTTCTTTCGGGATGCCTTTTCCGTTGTCCGATACCACAAAGCTATAAAACACCCCGTCTGCCGGACCCGTTTTCAATTCAATTTTACATCCGTCCGGATTATGCCTGATACTGTTCTGTACCAGGTTCGTTATCGCCCGATACAATAGACGTTCATCCCCGCTCACGATCAGACTCTCGTCCATCACATGAAGAGAAATGTCATAGCTCTCATCGAGGCCGTTGTTTAAAAAGTCGGATACGACCTGTCTGGCCAACGCGGAGAGACGGATCGACTTCAACTGTAATGGCTGCATATCGTATTCCAGCATCGATACCAAATTCAGATCACTCACCAAAGATCGCAAGCGTTCCCCCTGGCGACGGATGATTGCAGCCTGTTGTTTATGCTCAGCAGACAGTTCCGGCTGGTCCTCCAACTCGCTCGCATAACCCAGGATCATGGATAGCGGTGTCCGGATATCATGGGAGATGCCTGCGATCCAGTTCGATCTCGCAACGTCCCTCGCTTTGAGTGCATCATTCTTCTCTTGGAGCATCTGAGAGGTCGAATTGATACTTTGGGACACATCATTGAATATCCCCCCGGTATCCACCTGGACCGGCTCTTCCTTGGAAAGAGCATGGATACCATGAATCAACGGCCTTATTCCCCGGATGACCCGCGTTCCAATTAGCACGGAAACCAACAGTGCAAGGGCTACATTGCACAACAGTAACAACAAAATTCGTACAGGTAGGGACCTTAGCCACTCGACCAAGAAGTCGATTTGATATTTTCCGTAGGTGTTTTTAGAATATCCCAATACCAGCAATCCATCTTCTCGTTCCCATACATATACGGGGTATTCCATTAGATAGTAGCGGGAGAACTTGGCTACGTCCGTTACATCATAGGACCTTGGAATGTCCTCAGGCAGTCGTTCGCTCCACTGTACCTGCCCATCCCGATCCATCAACATGGCCCAAGTTTGGTGCGTATCCAGCAGTTGAATCCCCTCATGGCCAAGCACATAGTTTCCCTGTTGCAGAACCAATTCGTTGGCCAATTTCTGCACAATTGCTTCAGGGGAAGGCCCTTTGTGATTTTCCTGGAAAATCAATGAACCGAGTAGTACCAGATTGAACAGTAACAGAAGAAAGGAAACCAGAATCGTCGAACCGACAAACCGCCGTAATATCCGGATAACGCCATCCATTATCGGGACTCCTGTGTCATGAGTTTATACCCGAGTCCACGCACGGTTAACAAATACACCGGATTTGATGGATCTTCCTCGATTTTCTCCCGAATGCGTCGAACATGCACCATCAAAGTGTTCTCATAACCATAAATCTCATCACCCCATACGGCTTGGCATAAAGCGTCACTGGTTACGATCCGGCCCTGATTCTCATACAGCTTCATCAGTATGGAGTGCTCCTTGGCAGTCAACGAGAATTCTTTGTGCTCCCTTAGTACGACAGCGCTATCCAAATCTACCGTTAGAGCACCCAACCGAAATACAGGTAACCGTTCTACGATGTTGGAGGCATATACCCGCTTCAAAATAGCCATCAGTCGGAGAATAAGTTCTCTGGGCAAAAAGGGCTTGACCATATAATCATCAGCGCCCAAGCCTAGCCCGAGCAGCCGATCTTCATCTTCACCTCGCGCAGACAAAAACAGTACAGGCATGTCCGTAAACGACCGGATGGATGAAAGTAGCGAAAAGCCGTCTCCATCCGGCAGCATGATATCCAATATGGCCGCATCTGGCTTCTCCGATCTGCATACAGACAGGGCATTCGAGAAATTGCCGGCAGTATAGATCCGGAAGAAGCCTTCTCTTCGTAGGAAACGTTCAATCATCTCCCGTATTTCAGGCTCGTCGTCAACAATCAGTATTTTTTTATTCTTTATCAAGTCCAATTCACATCACCCAATTTAGTATACATGACGAATGCATGCAGCCGATATTTTCCTAATCTATTTAAGGTAAATGTAAGGTTAACTTCAGCGGAGCGCAAGAATCCTGTTCTATAGTGAGCAACAGAGACCTTTATGAAATGGAGTTGAAATCAATGTTAATTACGTCGCCCCCCATCGTGGAGACCCATAACCTGTCCAAAACTTACAGTGGTACACACCGTGTAAACCAGGTGAATCTAACAGTGCAACCTGGACAAATCTTCGGCTTCCTAGGCCCGAATGGAGCTGGCAAAACAACCACGCTTAAGATGCTGCTCGGGCTCATTAAGCCTACCGAAGGCAAGGTCAAAGTGTTTGGCAAAGACTTGGACAATCATCGCCCGTCCATTTTGAACCAGACCGGTTCCCTGATCGAATCTCCGTCATATTACGGCCATCTGACAGGACTTGAGAATTTGAAGGTCATGCAGCGTCTCCGCAGCGTCCCGAGCAAGAATATAGACGAGGTACTCCGAATTGTAAGACTCGAAAACCATAAGCATAAGAAGGCAGACCAATACTCTTTGGGTATGAAACAACGGCTAGGCATTGCCATGGCTTTGCTCGCCTTTCCCAGCCTGCTGATTCTGGATGAGCCAACGAACGGCCTTGATCCTGCGGGTATCGGCGAAATCCGTGAGTTAATCAAATCCCTCCCCGGACAATACGGGATTACCGTGGTGTTATCGAGCCATCTATTGTCGGAGATAGAGCAGATTGCAACATCCGTAGGCATTATCAATGACGGTAAGCTGCTGTTTCAGGGGACGATGCAGAACCTCCAAACCAGCAACAAAGCCACCATTCGTTTCAAGACAACGGACCCGACAAGAGCGGCGAAGATTCTGCTAACCCAAGGATATTTACCCAAAATCCAGGGGAAACAGCTTGTGTTTGAACATCTCCCGGACGAGGAAGTTTCACGCATAAATCGGGTGCTGGTGGAACAAGATCTTCCCGTCATCCGGATTGAGGAGCATAAAAAGAGCCTGGAAGACATTTTCCTTGATTTGACCGGAAGGGAGCGGAGCCTATAATGATTGCTCTATCACTGGAGTATTTCAAAATTCGCCGCAAACGGATCTGGGTCATGCTTACGCTGTTTCTTGCTGCAGAGATGGTCTGGGCATCCATGTCCATGAGTATTTCCATTTCAAGGAGCGCTGCTAATGCGAGTTGGGAAGCCTTGATCTTCAGCATCTCTTCCATGAACGGTCTGTTTCTTCCTATTATTTCAGCTATTGTGGTTTCCCGCATTTGTGACATGGAGCATAAGGGAAACACGTGGAAAATGTTAATGACAACCAATATAGGTCGCAATCATGTCTACGCTGCAAAATACATATGTGCGAACAGCCTGATCCTCTACGGTATTATGGCGCAGGCAGTTTTCATCGTGGGATTCGGCAAATCCAAAGGCATTGGCGGGAGTTTACCGCTTTCCCTGCTCGTCCAATTTACCATCGGAACGATGGTAACAACATTCGTCATCATCGCTCTCCAGCAATGGTTGTCCCTTACGGTACGGAATCAGGCTTTCTCCTTATGTTTGGGCATGCTGGGCGGCTTTATTGGAACGACATCCGGGCTATTTCCGTCCGGCATTCGTCACCTGTTCGTTTGGTCCTACTACATGGATCTAAGTCCAGTTACCTATGTGTACAGCTCTACTTCAGGTTCATATCTATCCGGCACGCTGCCTGCTGGATTGCTGATGACTTCTATTCTTCTGGCTGCGGTTTTCTATTTTGCAGGCATCATTCACACTTCAAAACAAGAGATCTAAGGAGGAACCCCATGCTAAGGAGCATTTCCGCCGAATGGCTCAAACTTCGACATTCCCGCATCGGCCTGGTGCTGGCGATTCTGCCCGTAATCAGCCTGCTGATCGGATGCTTTAACTTTTATTTCAATCAAGCGACCTTGCAGAACGGGTGGTACAGCCTGTGGACACAAGTCAGTTTGTTTTATGGTGAGTTTTTTCTGCCCATTCTGATTGCCATCTGCTGTGCCTTCGTATGCCGATTGGAACACGCAAATCGTAACTGGAATATGGTTCTTGCCTCCCCAATGTCCATCACCAGCCTGTTTGTTGCCAAATTGTTTACTGTCAGCATGCTGATCTTTGCCGCCCAGACCTTCTTTATGTTCATGTATTGGGCAGCTGGGCGGTTATTCTCCATTCCGAGTCCGTTCCCGATGGAAACCGTAGTATGGAGCCTGCGCGGATGGTTCGCTTCCATTTCCATTGCGGCACTGCAGCTGGGACTGTCCATAAGGATCAGAAGTTTCGCTACGCCAATCGGTATCAGCCTTTGCGCCGTTTTTCTGGGACTCGGTTTGTATGTGCTGAACTTTGGCATGCTGTTTCCTTACTCTCTGCTGACCATAGGCATGGGTGTCCTGAGCCAAAAAGGACTGACCCCCGCGGAGAACCTCTTCTTTATGTTCATGAACTGCACCTTTATTCTACTATTCGGAGCATGGTCCATCCGCCGCTTGAAATATAAAGATGTCGCTTCGTCCTAAATTCATAAAGAAAAAGGAGCATTGAATATGAAAAGAGCATTTGCCATCCCCGCATTATGAATTGCACTTTTTGTGATTTTTATGTCAACTGTCCCATTGACTTCAAATCATCTGACGAGTAGAAACATCTACTATACTATCGTGGATCGCGCTTTCCACAGCATAGGGAATAATGACTCATATATTTATGTAATGGTTGGATATACCAAGGAAGGGAAAGCGAAGGAATTATCCTTCTCTACCAGCAAACCGATTCCAAACGGAGCTTATTTGAGGCTGTATGTCTCAATCATTCGAGGTGTAACTTACTGGGAAGAAGTTACGGTAGACGAAATGCCCTTCTTAACGAAGACATTATTAATACAAAAAGCCGCTGATCTCATTCTAAATCAGCGGCTAAGAAATTTACCTATTTTGCTTCCTCTTCATAAACAACAACGGTCTGACTTTCTGATTCCCACTTGACCGTTGCATTCAATGCCTCACTTATAAAGCGTACGGGTACATACGTATTGCCCTTGGTAACGGTAGCTGGGGCATCCAACGAGACCTTCTTACCATTAACGGTCGCTGTTTTACTGCCAACCAGGAGTTGAATGCTCACCCCGTCCTTCGTGACGGTGATGGAACCTTTTTCAGAATTCCAGATTACCTCGGCTTCCAAAGCCTCGGCTATAGCGCGAAAAGGAACATATGTGTTGCCTTTTTTGACAAAAGGTTCGGCGTCAGAAGCTTCGCCGTTCACATACAGCTTAACCCCATTCTTTTTACCCGCCTTTTCGTTGAGCTTACCCATGGTTTTGTATAAATCCAGATTTTTGAAATTTGCTTGAATGGCTTCTTCTTGCAGATACACAGCGTCTGTCACGCTGCCGTTTGTTTCAAGCATGCCCGCTGCCGCTTCTAATGCCTTGTCTTTGTCAATAATGGCTTCAAGTTGTTTTTGTTGTTCGTCCGTCAGCTTGGCCGCATATTCGGTAAGCAAAATATTTGCTATAACGGCGCCTGCCGGTTTATCCTCTACGTTTTGAATAGCATTTAGCAAACCTTTGTATCCTTTATGTCCTCTGTCCTTGGAATCCGCTTTTCCGGCGGAGTTGTCGTTTGCATTCTCAGTTTCTGAGGGTGATGGATCCTCAACTTGATCTTCTTCTTTGCTGACCATGTCATCAGATGACTCGACTTTCTCGGTTTGTTGCTCTTCATTTTGAGTTTCTTTTTCTTTTGGTCCTTTTGGAGAAGCCTCGTTACTTGTCTTGCCAGGTGGGGTGTTGCCCGGTTTGGCTGAAATTGTGCCTGCGGTGGTCGCAAACATGAGTGCCGCACTGGTGAGCAGGATGACTGTTTTTTTCATGATAATTCCTCCAAATGATAAAGAATATATGCTCCTTCATTATCGGCAGAATAAATCGACTCCAATAGATGTTCGTTTGATAGAATTATCGGGTTAGAATGAAAAAGTCGCCCAAATGGCGACTTTTCTTGCACATATATCGATTTTTT
Above is a window of Paenibacillus sp. FSL K6-1330 DNA encoding:
- a CDS encoding AraC family transcriptional regulator, whose protein sequence is MDWLDRMNNAIEYVETHLSDTIDYDIVARIACCSTYHFQRMFPFITNVSLSEYIRRRRLTLAAFELQQSGTKVIDIALKYGYESPEAFSRAFKKMHGVMPMSARDKGVTLKAYPRLSFHISIRGDVEMNYRMEEKQDFEMFGVSTVVNSDDDHPFIDIPAFWTKCISDGTVDRIRTAAGLGENGQIHGILYNKQGGEFSYMIGYFMPQSGMPEEFERLPIPPQTYAIFSTGLYPDGQSGIHDLWKRIWAEWFPTCNYEPANGPEFEMTYDRGNSMYEMEVWIPVVKKKGS
- a CDS encoding response regulator transcription factor, which gives rise to MDLIKNKKILIVDDEPEIREMIERFLRREGFFRIYTAGNFSNALSVCRSEKPDAAILDIMLPDGDGFSLLSSIRSFTDMPVLFLSARGEDEDRLLGLGLGADDYMVKPFLPRELILRLMAILKRVYASNIVERLPVFRLGALTVDLDSAVVLREHKEFSLTAKEHSILMKLYENQGRIVTSDALCQAVWGDEIYGYENTLMVHVRRIREKIEEDPSNPVYLLTVRGLGYKLMTQESR
- a CDS encoding ABC transporter permease → MMIALSLEYFKIRRKRIWVMLTLFLAAEMVWASMSMSISISRSAANASWEALIFSISSMNGLFLPIISAIVVSRICDMEHKGNTWKMLMTTNIGRNHVYAAKYICANSLILYGIMAQAVFIVGFGKSKGIGGSLPLSLLVQFTIGTMVTTFVIIALQQWLSLTVRNQAFSLCLGMLGGFIGTTSGLFPSGIRHLFVWSYYMDLSPVTYVYSSTSGSYLSGTLPAGLLMTSILLAAVFYFAGIIHTSKQEI
- a CDS encoding ABC transporter ATP-binding protein, yielding MLITSPPIVETHNLSKTYSGTHRVNQVNLTVQPGQIFGFLGPNGAGKTTTLKMLLGLIKPTEGKVKVFGKDLDNHRPSILNQTGSLIESPSYYGHLTGLENLKVMQRLRSVPSKNIDEVLRIVRLENHKHKKADQYSLGMKQRLGIAMALLAFPSLLILDEPTNGLDPAGIGEIRELIKSLPGQYGITVVLSSHLLSEIEQIATSVGIINDGKLLFQGTMQNLQTSNKATIRFKTTDPTRAAKILLTQGYLPKIQGKQLVFEHLPDEEVSRINRVLVEQDLPVIRIEEHKKSLEDIFLDLTGRERSL
- a CDS encoding copper amine oxidase N-terminal domain-containing protein, which gives rise to MKKTVILLTSAALMFATTAGTISAKPGNTPPGKTSNEASPKGPKEKETQNEEQQTEKVESSDDMVSKEEDQVEDPSPSETENANDNSAGKADSKDRGHKGYKGLLNAIQNVEDKPAGAVIANILLTEYAAKLTDEQQKQLEAIIDKDKALEAAAGMLETNGSVTDAVYLQEEAIQANFKNLDLYKTMGKLNEKAGKKNGVKLYVNGEASDAEPFVKKGNTYVPFRAIAEALEAEVIWNSEKGSITVTKDGVSIQLLVGSKTATVNGKKVSLDAPATVTKGNTYVPVRFISEALNATVKWESESQTVVVYEEEAK
- a CDS encoding HAMP domain-containing sensor histidine kinase, with protein sequence MDGVIRILRRFVGSTILVSFLLLLFNLVLLGSLIFQENHKGPSPEAIVQKLANELVLQQGNYVLGHEGIQLLDTHQTWAMLMDRDGQVQWSERLPEDIPRSYDVTDVAKFSRYYLMEYPVYVWEREDGLLVLGYSKNTYGKYQIDFLVEWLRSLPVRILLLLLCNVALALLVSVLIGTRVIRGIRPLIHGIHALSKEEPVQVDTGGIFNDVSQSINSTSQMLQEKNDALKARDVARSNWIAGISHDIRTPLSMILGYASELEDQPELSAEHKQQAAIIRRQGERLRSLVSDLNLVSMLEYDMQPLQLKSIRLSALARQVVSDFLNNGLDESYDISLHVMDESLIVSGDERLLYRAITNLVQNSIRHNPDGCKIELKTGPADGVFYSFVVSDNGKGIPKEELKDVILLPYTSGRTRPNRQGHGLGLPMVERIAKAHQGELILESDRGEGLTAVVKLPASKVGE
- a CDS encoding extracellular solute-binding protein gives rise to the protein MAKSDRYTFQNKMKRMVTDLRQKIKSGAYAQGDYLPSEMSLIELYGLSKNSVRQALDQLVQEELIVKVPRVGTQVVASTGQVRKIRFGMYPSLYAEAEMEALLALFQERHPDIFVEIVDLPYEHAESIANLMRLGIVDVLSVNMQDMMHFQESGSTGLFLPQQPYASTYTFLHAPFVDAEGKLAAKPFIHSPVILAYNKEHLREKRQFEPDSGWSWDDLQRMLRELKSPGRYSLALQLYSLNRWPIFLMQNRGDTEIDSSWSRAIEGLSWLRRLIHEDGMFPLALAQGAFEAENLFREQKVSVILTTYYLLNQLKGASFTYDVAPLPHFDNGTTLLLGTGIGVSAHSKEQELAQSFADFLASNEVQEYIRRHSYSLPANRYITENVDPEMEGRPSRLNLHREMAHLYKTCKDIRLSLDEMLLFREQLKQYFSYLIDEEELMSGLGSKTTRDKWIHKL
- a CDS encoding ABC transporter permease → MLRSISAEWLKLRHSRIGLVLAILPVISLLIGCFNFYFNQATLQNGWYSLWTQVSLFYGEFFLPILIAICCAFVCRLEHANRNWNMVLASPMSITSLFVAKLFTVSMLIFAAQTFFMFMYWAAGRLFSIPSPFPMETVVWSLRGWFASISIAALQLGLSIRIRSFATPIGISLCAVFLGLGLYVLNFGMLFPYSLLTIGMGVLSQKGLTPAENLFFMFMNCTFILLFGAWSIRRLKYKDVASS